DNA from Halorarum salinum:
TAGGCGGCGCGGAGTAGCCCGCCGAACGGGTTCTCGCCTTCACCTCTCGCACGGCGGTACGCCAGGCGGGAACCGGCCTGTCGGTTCCGCCCCCGTCGTTCTGCCTACCCGTGTCCCGAGGGGCGGACCGATTCGTACGGCTCCTCCAGATGATCCATCTCGCTCCCGGACGGCGAGATATCGAGCGCCTCGACGCGTTCGGTCCGCACCTCACCGGCGTCCGGTACACGCCGGAGAAGGGAGGCCCGGCCGACGAGGTGCTCTGCTTCGACGAGGCGGACTTCCACGACGCGCTGGCGCGGACGATTATCTCGTGTTGGCCTGCCGCTGACCGTGACGACCCGCGGACTCGTCGGGCGGGCGGAGTTCGAGGCGCTCCCGCCGGAGGCCGTCCTCGTCAACGCCGGCCGTGGCCCCATCGTGGACACCGACGCGCTGACCGACGCGGTCAACGACGGCGACATCCGCGGGGCGGCCCTCGACGTGACGGACCCCGAACCGCTCCCATCTGACCACGACCTCTGGCGGATGGGCAACGTCCACGTCACGCCGCACAACTCCGGGTACACGCCCCAGTACCCCCCGCGTCGCCGACGTCCTCGCCCGCAACCTCGCGCGGGTCGAGGGG
Protein-coding regions in this window:
- a CDS encoding NAD(P)-dependent oxidoreductase, whose protein sequence is MTTRGLVGRAEFEALPPEAVLVNAGRGPIVDTDALTDAVNDGDIRGAALDVTDPEPLPSDHDLWRMGNVHVTPHNSGYTPQYPPRRRRPRPQPRAGRGDRVLRGHREPDHLSRPATGA